From the genome of Desulfonatronum thiosulfatophilum, one region includes:
- the fliE gene encoding flagellar hook-basal body complex protein FliE encodes MAISPIALKAYAQAAKMPRPETVQPHTEAKSFTSTLQDSLRNVNNLRQESVGMIESFAAGENQNVHELMIAMQKASLSMNMTSAVRNKLMEAYKEVMRMPF; translated from the coding sequence ATGGCCATTTCACCCATCGCCCTGAAAGCGTATGCTCAAGCGGCAAAGATGCCGCGCCCCGAAACCGTTCAGCCTCACACCGAGGCCAAATCATTTACCTCCACGCTTCAGGATTCCTTGCGCAACGTGAACAATCTTCGTCAGGAATCCGTCGGAATGATCGAATCCTTTGCCGCGGGTGAAAACCAGAACGTGCATGAGTTGATGATTGCCATGCAGAAGGCAAGTTTATCCATGAACATGACTTCCGCCGTACGCAACAAACTCATGGAAGCCTATAAGGAAGTGATGCGCATGCCCTTCTAA
- a CDS encoding Slp family lipoprotein, which produces MQKFFFPLLMGTLILAGCSQAVSSSLLRMADQDLSFAQLMRHPQAHRGKVVVLGGVVVLADERENGTLLTIEQTGMGNSRPGNLEASAGRFLAFDDGSSAPSRFVHGTKVTVAGRVEGEEQRYPYLVVLEIHRWEERPEARFDPTPEEPLNFRDGYGRRMPRLFPERNYPFNP; this is translated from the coding sequence ATGCAAAAATTCTTTTTTCCTCTGCTGATGGGAACACTCATTCTAGCGGGGTGTTCCCAGGCTGTTTCTTCTTCCTTATTGCGGATGGCGGATCAGGATCTCTCCTTTGCCCAGTTGATGCGTCATCCCCAGGCGCACAGAGGGAAAGTCGTTGTTCTTGGTGGAGTTGTCGTCCTGGCCGATGAGAGAGAAAACGGGACGTTGCTGACCATTGAACAGACCGGCATGGGCAACAGCAGACCCGGGAATCTGGAGGCATCCGCAGGACGTTTTCTTGCCTTTGATGATGGATCGTCAGCTCCGAGCCGGTTCGTCCATGGAACCAAGGTCACCGTGGCCGGCCGGGTGGAGGGGGAAGAGCAGAGATATCCTTATCTTGTCGTCTTGGAAATCCATCGATGGGAGGAGCGACCCGAGGCGCGCTTTGATCCAACACCCGAAGAACCTTTAAATTTCAGGGATGGTTACGGGAGGAGGATGCCCAGGCTTTTTCCCGAGAGGAATTATCCGTTCAATCCTTGA
- the fliF gene encoding flagellar basal-body MS-ring/collar protein FliF encodes MPPFLENLKAKALLIWNDSSVSQRIMVGGLAFSMVLVFFLLLYWMGRPDYAVLYDRLAPEDANRVVSTLQTAKEPFRLTDNGQTILVPVDRVHELRLRIAGEGALRGSGLGFEIFDDVKLGQTDFIQRINYQRALQGELSRTISEFPEVDSARIHLVIPHRSLFIEEQSPPSAAVILTMRQGARLESRQVQSVVNLVTSAVEGLTADHITVSDTSGRVLYQPKASDTFEGLSSTQLEYKLQLEQTLERRIDQMLIPLFGHGQVIAKVNTDLDFSHRTIRKEMFDPDSAVVRSEQKSDEASSGQSHLDGGVPEPQFRGEGFAGHGTLQESTRSSSTINFEIDREEQQIIMPMGQLQRLSVAVIVDGIYEAAPDGSGHVFIPRSAEELQRIEQLVRNAIGYDGARGDSVEVSSISFGGPEVLPAPGLADIILDYGRQFGKPILNFLLVLLFLLLVLRPVVLAMIRPRVAEQDDSVVEGLPSGDMQQMALEEAEALESETVLAQRRMEQLKQQTEELLQKNMEQSINVLKIWLKEENA; translated from the coding sequence ATGCCTCCCTTTCTGGAAAATTTGAAAGCCAAAGCGCTCCTCATCTGGAACGATTCCAGCGTCTCTCAACGCATCATGGTCGGAGGACTGGCGTTTTCCATGGTCCTTGTCTTCTTTCTTTTGTTGTACTGGATGGGACGTCCGGACTACGCCGTGCTTTATGATCGCTTGGCTCCGGAGGATGCCAACCGGGTGGTGAGTACGCTGCAAACCGCCAAAGAGCCGTTTCGTTTGACGGACAACGGCCAAACCATCCTTGTCCCGGTGGATCGGGTGCATGAATTGCGGTTGCGGATCGCCGGGGAAGGAGCATTGCGCGGATCGGGGCTTGGTTTTGAAATTTTTGACGACGTCAAGCTGGGTCAGACGGACTTCATCCAGCGCATCAATTATCAGCGAGCGCTGCAAGGTGAATTGTCCAGAACCATCAGCGAGTTTCCGGAAGTAGACAGCGCCAGAATCCATCTGGTCATTCCGCATCGCAGCCTGTTCATTGAAGAACAAAGCCCGCCCTCCGCCGCTGTGATATTGACCATGCGCCAGGGCGCTCGCCTGGAATCCCGGCAGGTTCAGAGCGTCGTCAATCTGGTGACCTCCGCAGTGGAAGGATTGACAGCGGATCACATTACCGTGTCGGACACCAGCGGCCGGGTGCTGTATCAGCCAAAGGCCTCGGATACGTTTGAAGGGCTGTCCAGCACGCAGTTGGAGTACAAGCTGCAACTGGAACAGACGCTGGAGCGCCGCATCGACCAGATGCTCATTCCGCTGTTCGGACATGGCCAGGTGATCGCCAAGGTGAATACGGATCTGGATTTCAGTCATCGCACCATCCGCAAGGAAATGTTTGATCCGGACAGCGCCGTGGTCCGCAGCGAGCAGAAAAGCGATGAAGCAAGTTCAGGGCAGTCCCACCTGGACGGCGGCGTGCCTGAACCGCAGTTTCGTGGCGAGGGCTTTGCGGGACACGGAACGCTCCAGGAGAGCACTCGCTCGTCCTCCACGATCAATTTCGAGATCGACCGCGAAGAGCAGCAGATCATCATGCCCATGGGGCAATTGCAGCGGCTCAGTGTTGCGGTTATCGTCGACGGCATTTATGAAGCGGCACCCGACGGTTCGGGCCATGTTTTCATTCCCCGTAGCGCGGAGGAGTTGCAGCGGATTGAGCAGTTGGTCCGCAACGCCATCGGATATGACGGAGCACGGGGGGACAGCGTGGAAGTCTCCAGCATTTCGTTCGGCGGCCCAGAGGTTCTTCCGGCACCGGGACTGGCGGACATCATCCTGGATTACGGTCGACAGTTCGGCAAGCCGATACTCAACTTTCTGTTGGTCCTGTTGTTCCTGCTCCTGGTGCTTCGACCGGTGGTTCTGGCCATGATCCGGCCCCGTGTCGCCGAACAGGACGATTCAGTGGTGGAAGGGCTGCCGAGCGGGGATATGCAACAGATGGCTCTGGAAGAGGCCGAAGCGTTGGAGAGCGAAACCGTTCTGGCCCAGCGGCGCATGGAGCAGCTGAAGCAGCAGACCGAAGAACTGTTGCAGAAGAACATGGAGCAAAGCATCAACGTGCTCAAGATCTGGTTGAAAGAGGAGAATGCCTGA
- a CDS encoding class I SAM-dependent methyltransferase encodes MSEKPRLYADLAWLWPMWGDHRDEYARYSAHITRLIRQYARRPVASLLDISCGGGKNVFNLKHAFQVTGLDLSPVMLNLASSLNPECEFIIGDMRTFSLDRKFDAVVMDDGISYMLNRTDLAEAMGNAFSHLEPGGVLIATPDVTTETFRQNLTTCTPGVREYQPEGVDVVFVQNVYDPDPRDEQYESTMIYLIREHGRLRVETDRHVLGIFSRNVWMQVLIDVGFEVHCEAFTDGENEYIMFACVKKSDATC; translated from the coding sequence GTGAGTGAAAAGCCGCGGCTCTACGCCGACCTGGCATGGCTTTGGCCCATGTGGGGGGACCACAGGGATGAGTATGCACGGTACAGCGCTCATATAACCCGACTCATACGTCAGTATGCGCGGCGACCCGTTGCGTCATTGCTGGACATCAGTTGCGGCGGAGGCAAGAATGTTTTCAATCTGAAACACGCATTTCAGGTCACCGGACTGGATTTGAGTCCGGTGATGCTCAATCTCGCCTCCTCGCTCAACCCGGAATGCGAATTCATCATCGGAGACATGCGCACCTTTTCGCTGGACCGAAAATTTGACGCAGTAGTCATGGATGACGGAATTTCCTACATGCTGAACCGGACGGATCTGGCCGAAGCTATGGGAAATGCATTTTCCCACCTGGAGCCCGGCGGTGTCCTGATCGCCACTCCGGACGTCACCACCGAAACATTCCGTCAAAATCTGACGACCTGCACTCCGGGCGTACGTGAATACCAACCGGAAGGCGTTGACGTGGTCTTTGTTCAAAATGTCTATGATCCTGACCCGCGCGACGAACAGTACGAATCGACGATGATCTACCTGATCCGGGAGCATGGCCGGTTACGGGTGGAGACGGATCGGCACGTACTCGGAATTTTTTCCCGGAATGTTTGGATGCAGGTGCTGATCGACGTCGGCTTCGAGGTGCACTGCGAAGCCTTCACCGACGGAGAGAACGAGTATATTATGTTCGCCTGCGTCAAGAAGAGCGATGCAACCTGCTGA
- a CDS encoding LBF_2804 family protein translates to MRPAAPHTDTLNIFERWGLRWMRRHSRADQPALSHWPKEILHKIRKIERSTIIQASILGAVSGMLFGVTEMGLEEWFGEDQGWLYWVIFSALGLVISGAEIIILYWRIFRTVGRVATQAGLDIDRDDVERMMVLGLSRAALDMPNPRAAFHGVDPYSRLPRWKLLMYTIFYRLKVGATSMVLRVILRRVLARAALRSLIPFAAIGVFAFWNALITYWILRQARIRIAGPVAIRDLEAITKEDGESLDQSQKEVLYMAVAESVVRSQDAHPNYVLLLGQLLERWKLDKGEVRGEWREGVLNESKLGKTGKKTLLRMLIATTILRGSSRRAQRVFLEETARDLGRGIDKGALKSLQSGVYDGQGLEASQIDAVTSQAS, encoded by the coding sequence ATGCGTCCAGCGGCGCCGCATACGGACACCCTGAACATCTTTGAACGCTGGGGCCTGCGCTGGATGCGCAGGCATTCCCGAGCGGATCAGCCCGCACTGAGCCATTGGCCCAAAGAGATTCTGCACAAAATCCGGAAGATCGAGCGGAGCACGATCATCCAGGCGTCCATCCTTGGAGCGGTCTCCGGAATGCTCTTCGGTGTAACCGAAATGGGACTCGAGGAATGGTTCGGGGAAGACCAGGGATGGCTGTACTGGGTTATCTTCTCCGCCCTGGGGCTGGTGATCAGCGGAGCAGAGATCATCATTCTTTACTGGCGAATTTTTCGAACCGTCGGCCGCGTTGCCACCCAAGCCGGCCTGGACATCGACCGCGACGACGTGGAAAGGATGATGGTCCTGGGCTTGTCTCGAGCCGCGTTGGACATGCCGAATCCCAGAGCCGCGTTCCACGGCGTCGATCCCTATTCCAGGCTGCCGCGATGGAAGCTGCTCATGTACACGATTTTCTACCGGCTCAAGGTCGGAGCGACCAGCATGGTCCTAAGGGTGATCCTACGCCGCGTTCTTGCTCGGGCCGCCCTGAGATCCCTTATCCCCTTCGCCGCAATCGGAGTCTTCGCCTTCTGGAATGCCTTGATCACCTACTGGATACTGCGTCAGGCACGCATCCGGATCGCCGGTCCCGTGGCCATCCGCGACCTCGAAGCCATTACCAAGGAAGATGGAGAATCACTGGACCAGTCCCAGAAAGAAGTGCTGTATATGGCCGTCGCCGAGAGCGTGGTCCGCAGCCAGGATGCACACCCGAACTATGTCCTGCTGCTGGGGCAGCTCCTTGAGAGATGGAAGCTGGACAAGGGGGAGGTCAGGGGAGAATGGCGTGAGGGCGTTCTGAACGAAAGCAAGCTGGGCAAGACTGGCAAAAAGACGTTGCTGCGCATGCTGATCGCCACCACCATTCTACGCGGCTCCTCGCGCAGAGCCCAACGGGTATTTCTTGAAGAGACGGCAAGAGATCTGGGCCGCGGAATAGACAAGGGCGCATTGAAATCCCTGCAAAGCGGCGTGTATGACGGCCAGGGGCTGGAAGCCTCGCAAATCGACGCGGTCACCTCGCAAGCGTCATGA
- the fliG gene encoding flagellar motor switch protein FliG, with protein sequence MPEVAEKISGTQKTAILLLALGDKYAVDVFKHLDRREISRVSKAMVEMDSVPKEMVENVLREFNQILSLGENMLVSSPDRVRRMLQGLDSDTAKYVLDSLDLDAGPAPFKSLENVSPKMLAQILRNEHPQTLALILGHLDSEQAAGLLQSMPTAVRAEVLIRLAKLEAVPEDMLVEVGRILERQLIAMGGREGKKVGGIPAVAEILNAVDRSTEEEVLSDIEEESTQLAEDIRQLMFVFEDIKQLDDRSIRELLKEVSNDELTLALKGASEDLRDKFYSNLSERAATMIKEDLEIMGPVKLSEVEAAQMNVVKVVRRLEAEGRIIITGKGGGDVLL encoded by the coding sequence ATGCCTGAAGTGGCTGAAAAAATATCCGGCACCCAAAAGACAGCCATCCTGCTTCTGGCCTTGGGCGACAAGTATGCCGTGGACGTGTTCAAGCACCTGGACCGGCGAGAGATCTCCCGGGTGAGCAAGGCCATGGTCGAAATGGATTCGGTTCCCAAGGAGATGGTTGAGAACGTCCTTAGGGAGTTCAACCAGATCCTGTCGCTGGGCGAGAATATGCTCGTGAGCAGTCCGGATCGGGTTCGGCGGATGTTGCAGGGGCTGGACAGCGATACGGCCAAATACGTCCTGGATTCGTTGGATCTGGACGCCGGTCCCGCGCCGTTCAAGTCTCTGGAGAACGTGAGTCCAAAAATGCTGGCCCAGATCCTGCGCAACGAACATCCCCAAACCCTGGCCCTGATTCTCGGGCACCTGGATTCGGAGCAGGCGGCGGGTCTGCTCCAGAGCATGCCCACGGCCGTACGTGCGGAGGTCCTGATCCGTCTGGCCAAACTGGAGGCTGTTCCAGAGGACATGCTGGTGGAAGTGGGCAGGATTCTGGAGCGACAATTGATTGCCATGGGAGGCCGCGAGGGCAAGAAGGTCGGGGGAATTCCCGCGGTTGCGGAGATTCTCAATGCCGTGGACCGTAGCACGGAAGAAGAGGTGCTCTCGGACATCGAGGAAGAGTCCACCCAGTTGGCCGAAGATATCCGTCAGCTGATGTTCGTGTTCGAGGACATCAAGCAGCTGGACGATCGCAGCATTCGCGAATTGCTCAAGGAAGTCAGCAACGACGAACTTACCCTGGCCTTGAAGGGCGCCAGCGAGGACCTTCGGGACAAGTTCTACTCCAACCTTTCGGAACGCGCCGCGACCATGATCAAGGAAGATCTGGAGATCATGGGGCCGGTCAAGCTTTCGGAAGTGGAAGCGGCGCAGATGAACGTGGTCAAGGTCGTTCGCAGGTTGGAGGCGGAAGGTCGGATCATCATCACGGGCAAGGGAGGCGGGGATGTCCTTCTCTAG
- a CDS encoding mechanosensitive ion channel domain-containing protein: MSRQFHHAGFMIAFFLSSLMIVFASVSSHAQQTSILEQFGGATSSATQPDMTQAGIERLLRDLENPEQLNQLKENLRLLLAAQAADPASQVSEPEGLVAHLLSSVSESMRNVNRQFAASADKFLEIPSLLRELAVQAQDPAVLRTWGEMTGKIILVLLVGWLAQVLVSRLLGGMRKALEDRKEDRQWFRTLLLFGRSLLDLIPIIAFGLAAYGVLTLLDPRVVTRLVALTLVNSSVLVRVILTFTRLVLVPGVPSLSILPMRSESRRYFYIWMRRVVRIGVYGYFLLEAALILGIPASLHHFLLKMLGLIITLMVIIFILQNRADVASWLRRGQSFPDQEASSASEANDPIVRQHQVADALRRRLAEFWHILAVMIVVGIYGTWVLEVEGGAYFVVRAVIMTMAIVALTAFLDRMSRRGINRLFKISDELKEDHPLLEARANRYLPLFRHTINILLYIVAFFSIMQIWGMGAFNWLLSPQGSAIISSLLFICLIIAGTFLLWELISARIEISLDKERRNAADRKSSTRALTLLPMLSNVFWIVLVIIAGMSVLAHLGFNIAPLLAGAGVIGLAVGFGAQTLVRDVISGAFILLEDSIAVGDWVEAGGHSGTVEHLTIRTVTLRDLAGTVNIIPFGEVSAIRNFNRGYGYALIDAGVAYREDYGEVVQALQDVAAELRQDPVWGPDILEDLEVFGLNNLSDSAVEIRVRLKTMPSRQFTIRRAFLQKMKRIFDERGIEIPFPHQTIWFGEDKKGFAPPIRVIRESKDHRPSPPLLSSPGETREKQEIQYTSESQASKEVVREQEKSELEREEIERVETESKT, encoded by the coding sequence ATGTCCCGCCAATTCCACCACGCAGGATTTATGATAGCGTTCTTTCTGAGTTCATTGATGATCGTTTTTGCTTCTGTCTCTTCGCATGCGCAGCAGACGTCAATCCTCGAACAGTTCGGGGGTGCAACCTCCAGCGCGACACAGCCCGACATGACCCAGGCCGGCATTGAACGACTTTTGCGAGACCTGGAAAACCCTGAACAATTGAACCAATTGAAGGAGAATCTGCGTCTTCTTCTCGCTGCCCAGGCGGCTGACCCTGCCTCCCAGGTATCCGAACCCGAAGGCCTTGTCGCGCATCTGCTTTCCTCAGTGTCGGAATCCATGCGGAACGTGAATCGCCAGTTCGCCGCGAGCGCGGACAAGTTTCTCGAAATACCTTCGTTGCTTCGCGAACTGGCCGTGCAGGCTCAGGATCCGGCCGTGCTGAGAACGTGGGGTGAAATGACCGGGAAGATCATCCTGGTTCTTCTCGTGGGCTGGCTGGCCCAGGTCCTTGTTTCGCGGCTCCTTGGCGGAATGCGCAAGGCTCTTGAAGACCGTAAAGAGGACAGGCAATGGTTCAGGACCCTGCTGCTGTTTGGGAGATCCCTGCTGGACCTGATACCGATCATTGCCTTTGGTCTTGCTGCCTATGGCGTGCTGACTCTCCTGGATCCGCGGGTCGTCACCAGACTGGTTGCTTTGACCCTGGTCAATTCCAGCGTTCTGGTGCGTGTCATCCTGACATTCACCCGACTGGTGCTGGTACCAGGAGTTCCCTCTTTGAGCATTCTGCCGATGCGCAGCGAGTCACGGCGCTATTTTTACATCTGGATGCGCAGAGTCGTCAGAATAGGCGTCTATGGCTACTTCCTTCTTGAAGCCGCGCTCATTCTCGGCATTCCTGCCAGCCTGCATCATTTTCTGCTCAAAATGCTCGGCCTGATAATTACGCTCATGGTGATCATTTTTATCCTCCAGAACAGAGCTGACGTTGCGTCGTGGCTGCGCCGCGGCCAATCCTTTCCTGATCAGGAAGCCTCCTCCGCATCCGAGGCCAACGATCCCATTGTTCGTCAGCACCAGGTGGCGGATGCCTTGCGCCGTCGCCTGGCGGAATTCTGGCATATCCTGGCCGTGATGATTGTCGTGGGTATTTACGGAACATGGGTTCTGGAGGTCGAAGGCGGCGCCTATTTTGTCGTCAGAGCAGTGATCATGACCATGGCGATTGTTGCTCTGACTGCATTTCTCGACCGCATGAGCCGACGCGGCATCAATCGGCTTTTCAAGATCAGCGATGAACTCAAGGAGGATCACCCCCTACTGGAAGCCAGGGCCAACCGGTATCTGCCGCTGTTCAGACATACAATCAACATATTGCTCTACATTGTTGCCTTTTTCTCCATCATGCAGATCTGGGGGATGGGGGCCTTCAACTGGCTGCTGTCGCCTCAGGGCTCGGCGATCATATCCAGTCTGCTGTTCATTTGCCTGATCATCGCCGGAACATTCCTGCTCTGGGAACTCATCAGCGCCAGGATCGAAATTTCCCTGGACAAGGAACGTCGGAATGCGGCGGACAGAAAAAGCAGTACCCGCGCGTTGACCCTGCTGCCCATGCTCAGCAATGTCTTCTGGATCGTTCTGGTAATCATTGCCGGCATGAGCGTACTGGCGCACCTTGGTTTCAATATTGCGCCCTTGCTGGCCGGCGCGGGAGTAATCGGCCTGGCGGTCGGATTCGGCGCCCAGACCCTGGTCCGGGATGTGATCTCCGGGGCCTTCATCCTGCTGGAAGATTCCATTGCCGTGGGGGACTGGGTCGAGGCAGGCGGCCACTCCGGCACGGTCGAGCATCTCACTATTCGAACGGTGACCCTGCGGGATCTGGCCGGAACCGTGAATATTATTCCTTTCGGGGAGGTCAGCGCGATCCGCAATTTCAACCGCGGCTACGGTTACGCCCTGATCGATGCCGGGGTGGCGTACAGGGAAGACTACGGTGAAGTTGTCCAGGCCCTGCAGGACGTGGCAGCGGAATTGCGTCAGGACCCGGTCTGGGGACCTGATATCCTGGAAGACCTGGAAGTGTTCGGACTCAATAATCTCAGCGATTCGGCCGTGGAAATCCGGGTACGGCTCAAGACGATGCCCAGCCGTCAGTTCACGATCCGGCGGGCGTTTTTGCAAAAAATGAAACGGATTTTTGACGAACGCGGCATTGAAATACCCTTCCCCCATCAAACCATCTGGTTCGGGGAGGACAAGAAAGGCTTTGCCCCACCGATACGCGTCATCAGAGAGTCCAAGGATCACCGGCCGTCTCCCCCGCTTCTCTCCTCACCCGGAGAAACTCGGGAAAAACAGGAAATTCAGTATACTTCCGAATCCCAGGCTTCCAAGGAAGTGGTCCGGGAACAGGAAAAAAGCGAACTGGAGCGGGAAGAGATCGAGCGGGTTGAAACGGAAAGCAAGACGTAA
- a CDS encoding FliI/YscN family ATPase yields the protein MGLSPQNCINVLRETDPVQTYGKVSKVVGLLVEGRGMKASLGSFCRLLSDDGKEDIPAEVVGFRNGSVLFMPYGEMRGIRPGSLIQNSNTPPLFPVGDQMLGRVVDAFGRPMDAGPPLRASQYYPLHANPLNPLKRPRIMAPLDTGIRAINGLLTLGKGQRVGIMAGSGVGKSTLMGMLARYTKADINVIALVGERGREVLDFMEKDLGPEGLARSILIVATSEQGPLVRMRAAFAATAVAEYFRDKGKDVILMMDSVTRFAMAAREVGLAAGEPPTTRGYTPTVFAMLPRLLERAGNSEKGSITGIYTVLVEGDDFSEPVADSVRSILDGHIVLTRELADQGHYPAVDVLKSVSRLRADVSPPDIIRSGQEFVRTLATFKKVEDMVNIGAYAKGSSQEIDLALQRIGPIQNYLRQQVDECQSLEESYTALHALLERTAGK from the coding sequence ATGGGTCTGTCTCCGCAGAATTGCATCAATGTGCTCCGGGAGACGGATCCGGTCCAAACCTACGGCAAGGTGTCCAAGGTGGTCGGACTGCTGGTCGAGGGCCGGGGCATGAAGGCTTCCCTGGGATCTTTTTGCCGCCTGCTGTCCGATGACGGCAAGGAAGACATCCCGGCGGAAGTTGTGGGTTTTCGTAATGGTTCCGTGCTGTTCATGCCGTACGGCGAGATGCGGGGCATCCGGCCAGGTAGCTTGATCCAGAACTCCAACACGCCGCCGTTGTTTCCCGTGGGCGACCAGATGCTCGGCCGCGTGGTGGATGCCTTTGGCCGACCCATGGATGCCGGTCCCCCTTTGCGCGCATCCCAGTATTACCCGTTGCATGCCAATCCCTTGAATCCCTTGAAACGGCCCCGGATCATGGCGCCGTTGGATACCGGCATCCGGGCCATCAACGGCCTGCTGACTCTGGGCAAAGGACAGCGGGTGGGAATCATGGCCGGTTCCGGCGTGGGCAAGAGCACCCTGATGGGCATGCTGGCCCGGTATACGAAGGCGGACATCAACGTGATCGCCCTGGTGGGCGAACGCGGGCGAGAGGTGCTGGACTTCATGGAAAAGGATCTGGGACCGGAAGGTTTGGCCAGGTCCATTCTCATTGTGGCCACTTCGGAACAGGGCCCGCTGGTCCGGATGCGCGCCGCCTTCGCCGCAACGGCCGTAGCCGAATATTTCCGGGACAAAGGCAAGGACGTGATCCTGATGATGGATTCCGTAACCCGTTTCGCCATGGCAGCCCGGGAAGTGGGACTGGCTGCCGGCGAACCGCCCACCACCCGCGGATACACGCCCACGGTTTTCGCCATGCTGCCACGGCTGCTGGAGCGGGCTGGAAACAGCGAAAAAGGCAGCATTACCGGAATTTACACTGTCCTTGTGGAGGGTGACGATTTTTCCGAGCCTGTGGCGGATTCCGTCCGCTCCATTCTGGACGGGCACATTGTACTGACCCGGGAACTGGCTGATCAGGGCCATTACCCGGCCGTGGACGTGCTCAAGAGCGTCAGCCGGCTGCGGGCCGACGTCTCGCCGCCGGACATCATCCGGTCCGGTCAGGAATTCGTCCGCACCCTGGCCACTTTCAAAAAGGTCGAGGACATGGTGAATATCGGCGCATACGCCAAGGGGAGCAGTCAGGAAATTGACTTGGCGTTGCAGCGCATCGGCCCTATTCAGAATTATCTGCGCCAACAGGTTGATGAATGCCAATCCCTTGAGGAAAGCTATACAGCCTTGCACGCATTGCTGGAGAGAACTGCCGGAAAGTGA
- a CDS encoding FliH/SctL family protein, translated as MSFSSAPGADQKPEGRIIIGPRSVGLAELTLNSGRQEAWNLEAEEEYLSRVRIRAQDMAREILAQAMAEAEQVRAQAHEEGYHAGQAQADAELMVAREQAADQCAAILNAIQEQGKKVWRTHRADLISLLHIMVEKTIAVELEAHRQESLAVLLDQAVDMIDSKRKMVFSVHPRDRELIEAMLRQTRNGGDQLDNWKIKEDPRIEQGGLILECDHGMVDNTIASRRAGLEDIIAQLTLEESN; from the coding sequence ATGTCCTTCTCTAGTGCCCCGGGCGCCGATCAAAAGCCGGAAGGCAGGATCATCATCGGTCCGCGCTCCGTGGGTCTGGCTGAGCTGACCTTGAACAGCGGGCGCCAGGAAGCCTGGAACTTGGAAGCCGAGGAGGAGTATCTGTCTCGTGTGCGAATTCGAGCCCAGGACATGGCCAGGGAGATTCTGGCCCAGGCAATGGCCGAAGCGGAGCAAGTCCGTGCTCAGGCCCATGAGGAAGGGTATCATGCTGGCCAGGCCCAGGCGGATGCTGAACTCATGGTGGCCCGGGAACAGGCCGCGGACCAGTGTGCCGCCATTTTGAACGCAATTCAGGAGCAGGGCAAAAAGGTGTGGCGGACGCACCGCGCGGACTTGATTTCACTATTGCATATCATGGTGGAAAAGACCATTGCCGTGGAATTGGAGGCGCATCGCCAGGAGAGCCTTGCCGTTCTCCTGGATCAGGCCGTGGACATGATCGACTCGAAGCGTAAGATGGTCTTTTCAGTGCACCCTCGGGATCGCGAACTGATTGAGGCGATGCTGCGTCAAACCCGAAACGGGGGTGATCAGCTGGACAACTGGAAGATCAAGGAGGATCCGCGGATCGAACAAGGCGGACTGATTCTGGAATGCGATCACGGCATGGTGGACAACACCATTGCATCACGCAGGGCCGGTTTGGAGGACATTATCGCGCAACTGACTCTTGAGGAAAGCAACTGA
- a CDS encoding GNAT family N-acetyltransferase → MQPAEKGNKSSLHMHLHCRPAKDQDIAVICGFPRNATELFFMFPKATFPLTPGQLAAAIASRSDSTVAELDGKAAAFANFYRWETGGNCAIGNVAVAPEVRGRGVGLF, encoded by the coding sequence ATGCAACCTGCTGAAAAGGGCAATAAATCCTCGCTGCACATGCATCTGCACTGTCGTCCGGCAAAAGATCAGGACATTGCCGTCATCTGCGGTTTTCCGCGGAATGCAACGGAGTTGTTCTTTATGTTTCCCAAGGCTACGTTCCCGCTGACTCCTGGCCAGCTGGCGGCGGCCATTGCCTCCCGATCGGATTCGACAGTGGCGGAGCTTGACGGCAAAGCGGCGGCCTTTGCCAATTTTTATCGCTGGGAGACCGGAGGCAATTGCGCCATCGGCAATGTGGCGGTTGCGCCGGAGGTCCGCGGCCGAGGCGTGGGTCTTTTTTGA
- a CDS encoding helix-hairpin-helix domain-containing protein produces the protein MEHEDVKKLEDIPNVGRIIAEKLRRVGIDQPGDLVGQDPYALFDRLGVRTGTKHDPCLLDVFISAVRYMEGAPRTPWWSYTRERKKTLQGRTAFESGGGRE, from the coding sequence ATGGAGCATGAAGACGTCAAGAAGTTGGAGGACATTCCCAATGTCGGGCGGATCATCGCTGAAAAGCTGCGCCGTGTCGGCATTGATCAGCCCGGCGATCTTGTCGGCCAGGACCCGTATGCGCTTTTCGACCGGTTGGGTGTGCGGACAGGAACAAAACATGACCCCTGCCTGCTCGACGTCTTCATCTCCGCGGTCCGCTACATGGAGGGGGCGCCGAGAACGCCATGGTGGAGCTATACCCGGGAGCGCAAGAAGACGCTTCAGGGAAGAACTGCTTTCGAATCAGGAGGCGGGCGTGAGTGA